Proteins encoded together in one Theileria parva strain Muguga chromosome 3 map unlocalized ctg_530, whole genome shotgun sequence window:
- the Dmxl2 gene encoding RAVE protein 1 C terminal family protein, producing MRLKQISHIRRVVKGIDSSNREKCTIEVFDHTEVSLHDKNTSSSSEEREKLTIVSAILKKRPKKNQTEKKIDNTLFVFWLESYESLIKDLLLSKTAQLENLGFVYAQNSDRTSKTILKNELWSLYHENSVICSSWKKNYGFPTAINKLFLVTLTRYYMAYIWRFNELQDSFEICIQIPLQNDNYTLNFHCLWMNIESVVSDYNFSKRAFLIFYNTTNTRCYSISTEDLDSDYSYELKSGESDIYLPNLNTDAYSVGSQDEAEELYDDTGEEYDNILFHKYEDYVQHFEIYAVDGLFNHRLAVTSEYLLGSSELTMPVKIKSIESVCICDHTFETGLVTLYTSDSLRPNKITTKSPIVVSKWITLKSTNLSNFYKSNHHNVNSSSHKSNNNNVNNNVTCGKDNESLDELIGMQISKGLNKILPPVKLSLLNENDISMNLLLSPYDLFLKDEHIRESVDNIVGLVIRYMFHPSTPLYINVNNELVYIENYFINKIKGSKKVKNVKVFSGKDETLYIIHSKSGALSAITSKKHDPNDITHHQIHNLSHVVTFQVIEYHHQLYFIIFTPYDRESVLLTPYDNESVLLTPYHNESVLLTPFFKEMGKNDPGDDFVQNDGSLYVCGFYKWENYKLNLKGSWLFQCPHQSNHYESPNGLPNGSPDDHLDDAIIQFKKWYDSNYFCLLSKFKLISPNELDSADNSDSGVVYLYMIKSHKIIKWLEISSRYYYDLLTQDRYYLANTSGRNEYVIDDLKILIKSRPLRDVCPTASEYKNDTDFGDMENSTSSYSEDVVGELPLFTGCNFKNKMYPVYHPECVLAMLKLGLNTLVSKLVNMLVFLFRRILSQLKDNIYCTNSNPYSEEQRADVAEDVSGGCNCIIFKTLALKLFCRFNRFFYDYIIKTIYMSNMTHGAQNFEDNHDAEEPKKTILNDYVVDDEYNQYFKEYCSFRKENELLMNELIVYLQVLRLIGLSWYEQYQLINILTKYLSTSDDLLLFNSNRDLENVIGSIESAREQDDEDDDLCKLCQNSNILLRIGMEQNSQLVTPDHNILKYLISYMTSLSPSFFSTFPQNKNLTDLDNVFFTKYKDHLDDKFKVNQHIFKDEAVTLSRDEEGEENFLIWLLLVKNDHNLLIELDHYYNSTVQTGDSVVSYTEYMDMINVGYWVKNKTSFKFMFENVEKYFRLKVKTYRNIEDFDQFGFYLILQGKVKIFSLLLKSKGFEKFSNFLTNDFTQERWKDASVKNAFALISQRRYLLSSAMLILANRIQDAVDVVHQYLNNLSLSILISKLFNFSLHHTFNKVQNRKIKYILLHTHSIDLSPEYSSDISTLTGSSNPKDQDSGSLNTKNSKELMNKNLHVEDPLSKQVELLCHNDDDSDSNPYSTTYNPMHLKHSFNAVHSTGIYGKQNYNNCLYLKHTYENMYGNGSLTEEIRGYKTIGHDSRILEEGILDLLSGTVDELILNVSIGIVLKKLDLFQVEQMIRNSSRYYLDKMPMISALLHSFVVNYTSWDKILIYASNFLHFQKFNNFNQKYDYLDYTNQGLNDSYCNSNYYVDDYKYLDGNVLVEFNNYTFKQSHLKCPILKKLSSIISTKHLQKPSKGSQHSLFSFSSPQSGQHSGSSLDDQGDFVRTGDEIFVMNEESDLVVNVNTLSVVEVLLKIKSTLKMELTLNYYKINSIISIRKYDIDIESIYTRLVNTFIGFLDSNLSVQEFNIPSLQLNLINKLALLAIHSSNLDNSKENEPGTLESERQPDIEVKDRLDVGLYDSDLSLVNEEIVCVCFVVSLTCVFMLVLYKVDILPQVYNGLYTQLTLLNQMKGNNEWLKQFLESVINTIEPSLFANDTFDAEKFNILSTSNKNTKTQHQDELQLQE from the exons atgagaTTGAAGCAGATATCTCATATAAGGAGGGTTGTGAAGGGGATCGACTCTTCAAATAGAGAAAAGTGTACAATAGAAGTGTTTGACCACACTGAAGTCTCGTTACATGACAAGAACACAAGTTCATCCTCAGAGGAGAGGGAGAAGTTGACAATAGTATCAGCGATTTTGAAGAAGAGACCTAAAAAAAACCAAACGGAGAAGAAAATAGATAATACGTTGTTCGTATTCTGGCTAGAAAGTTATGAATCTTTAATAAAGGATTTGTTACTGAGTAAGACAGCTCAGTTGGAGAATTTAGGCTTTGTGTATGCCCAAAATTCAGATCGCACTTCGAAAACCATTTTGAAGAATGAGCTGTGGTCGTTGTATCACGAGAATTCAGTGATTTGCTCAAGTTGGAAGAAGAATTACGGGTTTCCAACGGCTATAAATAAGTTATTCCTGGTAACTCTGACAAGGTATTACATGGCTTACATTTGGCGCTTTAACGAGCTTCAAGACTCATTTGAAATTTGTATTCAAATTCCACTCCAAAATGATAATTACACACTCAATTTTCACTGCCTGTGGATGAACATTGAGAGCGTAGTTTCAGACTACAACTTCAGTAAAAGAGCGTTTTTGATCTTTTACAACACCACAAACACCAGGTGTTACAGCATTTCAACTGAGGATTTAGACTCTGATTACTCATACGAGTTGAAATCAGGAGAGTCTGACATTTACTTACCGAATCTTAATACCGACGCTTATAGTGTTGGATCACAAGATGAGGCAGAAGAACTTTATGATGACACTGGTGAGGAATATGATAATATCTTATTCCACAAGTATGAAGATTATGTGCAGCATTTTGAGATTTACGCCGTTGACGGCCTTTTTAATCATAGACTAGCAGTTACCAGTGAGTATCTCCTGGGCAGCAGTGAGCTAACAATGCCAGTGAAAATCAAGTCAATAGAGTCAGTTTGCATCTGTGATCACACATTTGAAACTGGCCTAGTAACTTTATACACAAGTGACTCCCTAAGAcctaataaaattaccacAAAGTCACCCATCGTAGTCAGTAAATGGATCACCCTCAAATCCACAAATTTATccaatttttacaaatccAATCATCACAATGTCAATAGTTCCAGTCACAAATCTAACAACAATAATGTTAACAATAATGTGACTTGTGGAAAGGATAATGAGAGTTTGGATGAGTTGATTGGAATGCAGATAAGTAAAGGCTTGAATAAGATCTTGCCACCGGTGAAACTAAGtttattaaatgaaaaCGACATTAGTATGAACTTGCTATTGTCCCCGTATGACCTGTTTTTGAAAGACGAGCACATAAGGGAGTCTGTAGACAACATTGTCGGCTTGGTGATTAGGTACATGTTCCACCCAAGTACGCCACTGTAcattaatgtaaataacgAGCTAGTATACATTGAAAATTactttataaataaaataaaaggCTCGAAGAAGGTGAAAAACGTAAAAGTGTTCAGCGGAAAGGATGAAACGCTTTACATAATTCATTCGAAAAGTGGCGCACTGAGCGCAATCACAAGCAAGAAACACGACCCAAATGACATCACACACCACcaaattcataatttaagCCACGTGGTAACTTTTCAAGTTATTGAATATCATCATCAACTGTACTTCATTATCTTCACTCCGTACGATAGGGAGTCGGTACTACTAACGCCGTATGACAATGAATCTGTACTCTTAACACCATACCACAATGAATCAGTGCTGTTAACGCCGTTTTTTAAGGAAATGGGTAAAAATGACCCGGGCGACGATTTTGTACAAAATGACGGCTCACTGTATGTGTGCGGATTTTATAAATGggaaaattataaacttaaTCTAAAAGGCAGCTGGTTATTTCAGTGTCCTCACCAATCTAATCATTATGAGTCACCAAATGGATTACCCAATGGTTCGCCTGATGATCACCTGGATGACGCGATAATacagtttaaaaaatggtaCGACTCGAATTATTTCTGTCTATTATCGAAATTTAAGTTAATATCGCCAAATGAATTGGATTCAGCAGATAACTCTGATTCAGGAGTGGTATACCTATACATGATCAAGAGtcataaaataatcaaatgGCTTGAAATAAGCAGTAGATATTACTATGACTTGTTAACCCAGGACAGGTATTATTTAGCAAATACAAGTGGTAGAAATGAGTATGTGATTGATGATCTTAAGATTCTGATCAAGAGCAGGCCCTTGAGAGACGTTTGTCCAACTGCGTCagagtataaaaatgacacAGATTTCGGTGATATGGAAAATTCAACCAGTTCATATTCTGAGGATGTGGTTGGAGAATTGCCTTTATTTACAGgatgtaattttaagaataaAATGTACCCAGTGTACCATCCCGAGTGTGTACTGGCAATGCTAAAGCTGGGTCTTAACACCTTAGTATCTAAGCTGGTTAATATGCTAGTATTTCTGTTTCGAAGGATTTTGTCGCAGTTGAAGgataatatatattgtaCAAACTCGAATCCGTATTCGGAGGAACAGCGTGCTGATGTGGCTGAGGATGTTTCTGGCGGTTGCAACTGTATCATATTTAAGACTTTGGCACTAAAGTTATTTTGCAGATTTAACAGATTCTTCTACGattacataattaaaactatttaCATGAGTAATATGACCCACGGAGCGCAGAACTTCGAAGACAACCACGACGCCGAGGAGCCTAAGAAAACCATACTTAACGATTACGTAGTAGATGACGAGTATAATCAATATTTTAAGGAATATTGTAGTTTTAGAAAAGAAAACGAGCTTTTAATGAATGAGTTGATTGTGTATTTGCAAGTGCTAAGGCTGATTGGGCTTTCATGGTATGAACAGTATCAACTCATTAATATTCTGACAAAATATCTGTCAACCAGTGACGACTTGTTACTATTTAATAGTAACAGAGACTTGGAAAATGTAATTGGATCAATAGAATCAGCAAGAGAACAAGACGACGAAGATGATGACCTGTGTAAACTGTGCCAGAATTCAAATATTCTCCTGAGGATTGGAATGGAACAGAATTCTCAGTTGGTGACGCCAGACCAtaacatattaaaatacctGATTTCATACATGACGTCACTTTCGCCTTCATTTTTCAGCACATTCCCACAGAACAAGAACTTGACGGATTTGGACAACGTGTTCTTCACAAAATATAAAGACCACCTGGATGACAAGTTTAAAGTTAATCAGCACATATTCAAGGATGAAGCTGTTACCTTGAGTAGGGATGAGGAAGGTGAAGAGAATTTCCTGATTTGGTTGTTATTGGTAAAGAATGATCATAATTTACTGATTGAGCTGGACCACTATTATAATTCTACGGTTCAAACTGGTGACAGTGTAGTATCATATACGGAGTATATGGACATGATAAATGTGGGATACTGGGTTAAAAACAAGACAAGTTTCAAATTCATGTTTGAGAATGTCGAAAAGTACTTTAGACTCAAGGTGAAGACGTATAGGAATATTGAAGACTTTGACCAGTTTGggttttatttaattctcCAGGGCAAGGTTAAGATTTTTAGTCTCCTTTTAAAGTCCAAAGGGtttgaaaaattttcaaacttTCTGACCAACGATTTTACTCAGGAGCGTTGGAAGGATgcaagtgttaaaaatgcATTTGCACTAATTTCGCAGAGACGTTATTTACTCTCATCAGCAATGTTAATACTTGCAAACAGGATCCAAGACGCTGTAGACGTTGTGCATCAGTATCTGAACAACCTGTCACTCTCAATTCTGATCTCCAAACTCTTTAACTTTAGTCTCCACCACACTTTTAACAAGGTCCAGAATAGGAAAATCAAGTACATTCTACTGCATACACATTCTATTGATTTATCGCCAGAGTATTCAAGTGATATCAGCACACTGACTGGTAGTAGTAATCCCAAAGACCAAGATTCAGGCTCACTGAATACCAAAAACTCGAAAGAACTAATGAATAAGAATTTACATGTAGAAGATCCACTAAGTAAACAAGTTGAACTCTTGTGCCACAACGATGATGACTCAGATTCTAATCCATATAGTACCACCTATAATCCCATGCACCTTAAACACTCTTTCAACGCTGTGCACAGCACGGGAATATACGGtaaacaaaattataacAATTGTCTATACCTTAAACATACATACGAAAATATGTATGGCAATGGGAGTTTGACTGAGGAGATTAGAGGATATAAGACGATCGGACATGATTCGAGGATTTTGGAGGAGGGCATTTTAGATTTGTTATCGGGTACAGTGGATGAGTTGATTTTAAACGTGAGCATTGGAATTGTATTGAAGAAGTTAGACCTGTTCCAAGTGGAGCAGATGATAAGAAATAGTTCACGCTACtatttagataaaatgCCAATGATTTCAGCGCTACTCCATTCCTTTGTAGTTAATTACACCAGCTGGGATAAGATTCTCATTTACGCCTCCAACTTTCTACACTTTCAAAAATTCAACAACTTCAACCAAAAATATGATTATCTCGATTACACAAATCAAG GACTGAATGATAGTTATTGTAATagtaattattatgttGATGACTACAAGTATTTGGACGGGAATGTATTGGTAGAGTTTAataactacacatttaagCAGTCACATTTAAAGTGTCCAATACTGAAGAAGTTGTCCTCGATCATCTCCACAAAACATTTACAGAAACCCTCAAAGGGTTCTCAGCACTCGTTGTTTAGTTTTTCAAGTCCTCAGTCAGGTCAGCATTCAGGAAGTTCACTGGATGATCAAGGCGATTTTGTGAGGACAGGAGACGAGATTTTCGTGATGAACGAGGAGAGTGATTTGGTTGTAAATGTTAATACTTTGAGTGTGGTAGAGGTACttttaaagataaaatcAACCCTAAAGATGGAACTGactctaaattattacaaaatCAACTCAATAATTTCCATCAGAAAATATGACATTGATATTGAGAGTATTTACACCAGGCTGGTTAACACTTTCATTGGATTTTTAGACTCAAATTTAAGTGTACAGGAGTTCAATATCCCATCACTCCAGCTCAATCTGATTAATAAACTAGCACTTTTGGCAATCCACAGTAGTAATTTGGATAACTCAAAGGAAAATGAACCAGGAACTCTAGAATCAGAACGTCAACCTGACATTGAAGTAAAGGACAGATTAGACGTTGGATTATATGACAGTGATCTTAGTTTGGTGAATGAAGAGATCGTTTGCGTGTGCTTTGTAGTGTCCTTAACATGTGTTTTCATGCTAGTGTTGTACAAGGTTGATATTTTACCTCAGGTGTACAATGGACTCTACACACAACTCACACTACTTAACCAGATGAAGGGAAATAATGAGTGGCTTAAACAGTTTCTAGAATCAGTCATAAACACTATAGAACCCTCGCTATTCGCAAATGACACATTTGACGCTGAGAAATTTAACATACTCTCAACCTCCAATAAAAACACAAAAACACAACATCAAGATGAATTACAACTCCAAGAGTAA
- the NHP6 gene encoding uncharacterized protein, whose amino-acid sequence MAAKVSKSAGKKSKRAKKDPNAPKRALSSYMFFAKEKRAELVRENPDLARDVAAVGKLVGAAWNSLDESEKAPYEKLAEADRARYEKEKAAYNK is encoded by the coding sequence ATGGCAGCGAAGGTATCGAAATCAGCTGGTAAGAAGTCCAAGCGTGCCAAGAAGGACCCGAACGCGCCTAAACGCGCACTATCTTCTTATATGTTCTTTGCCAAGGAGAAACGCGCCGAACTCGTCCGCGAAAACCCCGACCTTGCCAGAGATGTTGCCGCAGTCGGCAAACTTGTCGGTGCCGCCTGGAACTCACTCGATGAAAGTGAAAAGGCACCCTATGAAAAACTCGCTGAAGCCGACAGGGCCAGATACGAAAAAGAAAAAGCCGCCTACAACAAATAA
- the Nemf gene encoding Fibronectin-binding protein A N-terminus (FbpA) family protein yields the protein MAKERLNAVDVAVVVSNLKKLISNLTLVNIYDITNRIFILKFSKNENKIYILIEIGCRIHATQFLRSVDHLPSNFNAKLRKHLRNRRLRDISQISQDRVIDFTFSSEEYAHHLIVQLFLPGNIYLTDHEYKVLTVLRPQNTGDKFFKVGSNYVYDMEYNSWFEKLRRPLVEELIVGNKLTDIIKNLFPSIHHSFIFSVLKLKLKNTKGDGVDPKDLDRVYNLEDLDTVYHYVECIRTYLSELLSGKDKIGGYLYKNQKGEMEDFGLFEQENSEYFEDFNDAVDAFFTKHELAKQEKKTQDKKPTKLNKIKIDQDKREQKLVEDIRKLDLEIKLLEENVDIAENCLNLTKALIASGASWNDIYEQLQIQRKQNHPLVHYIKEINIPTQTLIFHNPISGSDQLSQGGQSGKPGKSGTQSKLSKDLTASVSLDYRLNSHQNLKKLYNERKRLENKLERTKIGKEYALKKVTKSLKKQETKKTDKNKRDVRISSVRKRFWFEKFYWFITSQGYLVLAGRDALQNELLVKKYLTNGDLYFHADIHGAASVILKTNSNSSSFNLTTGTTSDNTETTNTSPPYDMIKSVKESIDEAGNFAVCLSTAWNEKFSVQSWWVYWHQVSKTPPTGEYVPQGSFVIRGKKNYLPPQKLEMGITYLFQVHPFHSLEPTNFQDTLDGEGTVDNVVDEEDVVDDEDEEDVEDDEVDVEDDEVDEDDSDDEDTVEDDGDEVTVEGSDDTIVDEEITPEDDQDDSEDLGDDEDEETSVEEEENENSEDSLEEDDEDVSDSAEDPESEENTVEDVEDEDTEGNTVEDVEDVEDVEDKSVRIGHAEMLEEYEANIQKRTRGRLPTAHPLKSKLLKLKHQLQKLNLTKTSKSSKSSSTQISTKSSKDMQPQPTQQSEHVTNVKPVTNVKPVTKVESVSKVELDSNSASPESCDNVERKSVRILEPEKLEHSEEAVRKIRSRKLTAVNPKFPKFNDFIPLNSGDSSNSRTSSDVKSTTNSDTKLKPSENTKLKPSENTKLKPENTKLKPFENTNVNVKLEMTQVKSRGSSRMMRFINQKVSKIKKKYAQDDEETQELRRLLTGSKKIQAKTQKSQSTNQKSQSTNQKSQSSNQKSQSSNQKSQFTPNQVGKISYGNSVSTGQSEKFKEIETISDKELEYYMKQLSCLTKELKEDDDVINVIPMCAPFSAIKHYKNALKLVPGNAKKGTIATQSLQHFIKNDPERAHYLKLITTDQLTLTLIGNCKFTNSKI from the exons ATGGCGAAGGAGCGTTTGAATGCTGTGGATGTGGCGGTGGTAGTATCGAATTTGAAGAAACTGATCTCAAATCTGACGTTGGTAAACATTTATGACATTACTAACCGAATTTTTATCCTCAAATTCTCGAAAAAtgagaataaaatttacatcCTCATTGAAATCGGATGCAGAATTCACGCCACTCAATTCCTCAGATCCGTAGACCACCTGCCCTCAAATTTTAACGCCAAA TTGAGGAAGCACTTGAGGAATCGTAGATTGCGGGATATAAGTCAGATATCACAGGATAGAGTAATAGATTTTACCTTTAGTTCAGAGGAATATGCGCATCATCTGATAGTACAGTTGTTTTTACCCGGAAATATTTACCTCACGGATCACGAATATAAAGTTCTCACAGTACTCAGACCCCAAAACACCGGTGATAAATTCTTCAAAGTCGGATCCAAC TATGTGTATGATATGGAATATAATTCATGGTTTGAGAAGTTGAGGAGGCCGTTGGTGGAGGAGTTGATTGTTGGTAACAAGTTAACGgacattattaaaaatttattccCGTCAATTCACCATTCGTTTATTTTCtcagtgttaaaattaaaattaaaaaataccaaGGGTGACGGTGTTGATCCTAAGGACCTGGACAGAGTATACAATTTGGAAGATTTGGACACTGTTTATCACTATGTCGAATGCATACGAACTTATTTATCCGAATTGTTAAGTGGAAAGGACAAGATTGGAGGTTATTTATATAAGAATCAGAAGGGAGAGATGGAGGACTTTGGCCTGTTTGAGCAGGAGAATTCTGAGTATTTTGAAGACTTTAACGACGCGGTTGACGCTTTTTTTACCAAACACGAGCTGGCAAAACAGGAAAAGAAAACCCAAGACAAGAAACCAACCAAGctcaataaaattaaaattgaccAGGACAAACGTGAGCAAAAGTTAGTGGAGGACATTAGGAAACTTGATTTGGAGATTAAGTTATTGGAGGAGAATGTTGATATCGCTGAAAACTGCTTAAACCTCACTAAGGCACTTATTGCCTCTGGTGCTTCCTGGAATGATATTTACGAACAACTCCAAATTCAACGGAAACAAAATCACCCACTCGTACACTACATTAAAGAAATTAACATCCCAACTCAAACTCTCATCTTTCACAACCCAATTAGTGGTTCTGACCAACTGAGTCAAGGGGGTCAATCGGGTAAACCTGGTAAATCTGGCACCCAGAGTAAGCTTAGTAAAGATTTGACAGCATCTGTATCACTGGATTATCGTTTGAATAGTCACCAGAACTTGAAAAAGTTATATAATGAGCGGAAACGGCTGGAGAATAAATTGGAGCGAACGAAGATAGGGAAGGAATACGCCCTGAAAAAGGTGACCAAATCCTTAAAAAAACAAGAAACTAAGAAAACTGACAAGAATAAAAGAGACGTCAGGATCAGCAGTGTTAGGAAACGGTTCTGGTTTGAGAAGTTCTACTGGTTTATCACAAGTCAGGGGTACTTAGTTCTTGCCGGCAGAGACGCGCTTCAAAATGAACTCctagttaaaaaatacttaacCAACGGCGATTTATACTTTCACGCAGATATTCACGGCGCAGCTTCCGTTATTCTCAAGACTAATTCTAACTCCTCCAGTTTTAACCTTACCACTGGTACTACGTCAGACAACACCGAGACTACCAATACTAGTCCTCCGTATGACATGATTAAGAGTGTGAAAGAGTCAATTGACGAGGCTGGGAATTTTGCGGTATGTTTGAGCACGGCATGGAATGAGAAGTTTTCAGTTCAGAGTTGGTGGGTGTACTGGCACCAGGTGTCAAAAACGCCACCCACAGGTGAATATGTACCCCAGGGCTCTTTTGTAATTCGAGGTAAAAAGAATTATCTACCACCCCAAAAACTCGAAATGGGCATCACATACCTTTTCCAAGTACATCCATTCCACTCTCTCGAACCAACCAATTTCCAAGATACCCTTGACGGTGAGGGTACTGTAGATAATGTCGTAGATGAGGAAGATGTGGTagatgatgaagatgagGAAGATGTGGAAGATGATGAGGTAGACGTGGAAGATGATGAGGTAGATGAAGATGACTCCGACGATGAAGACACGGTGGAGGATGATGGCGATGAGGTTACTGTGGAAGGCAGTGATGATACTATCGTTGATGAAGAGATTACTCCGGAAGATGACCAAGATGATTCCGAGGATCTTGGGGATGATGAGGATGAGGAAACTTCAGTAGAAGAGGAGGAAAATGAAAACTCTGAAGATTCTCTGGAAGAAGACGACGAAGATGTTTCTGACTCAGCTGAAGATCCTGAATCTGAAGAAAACACTGTAGAAGATGTAGAAGATGAAGATACTGAAGGAAACACTGTAGAGGATGTAGAAGATGTGGAGGATGTGGAAGATAAGAGTGTGAGAATTGGTCACGCGGAGATGTTGGAGGAGTATGAGGCCAATATACAAAAGAGAACGAGGGGAAGATTACCAACAGCACATCCACTAAAATCTAAGCTCCTAAAGTTAAAACATCAACTacaaaagttaaatttaaccaaaaCTAGCAAATCCAGCAAATCATCCTCAACTCAAATCTCCACCAAATCGTCCAAAGATATGCAACCCCAACCCACTCAACAAAGTGAACATGTTACCAATGTGAAACCTGTTACCAATGTGAAACCTGTTACCAAAGTTGAATCAGTTTCAAAAGTTGAACTAGATTCAAATAGTGCAAGTCCCGAGTCGTGTGATAATGTGGAGAGAAAATCGGTGCGAATATTGGAGCCTGAGAAGTTGGAGCATAGTGAGGAAGCTGTACGTAAAATTAGAAGCAGAAAACTCACAGCCGTTAACCCAAAGTTCCCCAAATTCAACGATTTCATACCACTCAACTCTGGAGACTCCAGTAACTCTCGAACCAGTAGTGATGTCAAATCCACAACTAATTCCGATACCAAACTGAAACCTTCTGAGAATACTAAACTGAAACCTTCTGAGAATACTAAACTGAAACCTGAGAATACTAAACTGAAACCTTTTGAGAATACTAATGTTAATGTTAAGCTGGAGATGACGCAAGTAAAGAGTAGAGGTTCGAGTAGGATGATGCGATTTATAAACCAGAAAGTGAGTAAGATAAAGAAAAAGTACGCCCAGGACGATGAGGAGACACAGGAACTCAGAAGACTACTCACAGGTTCAAAGAAAATCCAAGCCAAAACTCAAAAATCACAATCCACCAATCAGAAATCACAATCCACCAATCAGAAATCACAATCTTCAAATCAAAAATCACAATCTTCAAATCAGAAATCACAATTTACTCCGAATCAGGTGGGTAAGATAAGTTATGGCAACTCTGTGAGTACTGGGCAGAGTGAGAAGTTTAAGGAGATAGAGACGATAAGTGACAAGGAGCTTGAATATTACATGAAGCAGCTTTCATGTTTAACTAAAGAATTGAAGGAAGACGACGATGTTATTAATGTAATTCCGATGTGCGCCCCCTTTTCTGCGATTAAACATTATAAAAACGCCCTGAAACTTGTGCCGGGAAATGCCAAAAAAGGTACCATCGCAACACAGTCACTCCAAcactttattaaaaatgatcCCGAACGAGCACATTACCTCAAACTCATCACCACCGACCAACTCACACTTACACTCATCGGTAACTGCAAATTCACAAACTccaaaatttaa
- a CDS encoding Apoptosis-antagonizing transcription factor domain protein, translating into MKTKLNKKNGIVKRQLIEYNNLLKIRVYLQKINSCIQRWPHPLLSNLIAENLQSHEIQQLNQIKANLLQILKIFFSKLSKPSLIRFKPDVFGDFDYLLRRRTYLLERLDYLNDISNFNVNRSFNVIDNNISSHIKFFHQNPEKFINKSHILNLPQNLVGFEFLSTKCGFEESKRLHIAQIYNDQVFYVKLLNYLIQNDENSEIDLKNEESLIKNNQHNKLRLSLNKTAKDKKIRYTLIEKLQNFVERTNNKSFNSPEFTNLLINSLFNQLN; encoded by the exons atgaaaacTAAACTAAATAAGAAGAATGGAATAGTTAAAAGGCAATTAATtgagtataataatttactgaaGATTCGAGTTTATTTACAGAAAATTAACTCCTGTATTCAACGGTGGCCGCATCCCCTTTTATCCAATTTAATAGCTGAAAATTTACAATCTCACGAGATCCAGCAActaaatcaaattaaagCTAATTTACTCcaaatacttaaaattttcttctCAAAACTCTCCAAACCAA GTTTAATAAGGTTTAAGCCTGACGTGTTTGGTGATTTTGACTATTTATTGAGGCGGAGAACTTATTTATTGGAGCGTTTGGATTACCTAAACGACATTTCAAACTTTAACGTTAACCGTTCCTTCAACGTTATTGACAATAACATCTCATCGCACATTAAGTTTTTCCACCAAAACCCTGagaaatttatcaataaatcACACATCCTCAATTTACCTCAAAAC TTGGTTGGATTTGAATTTCTGAGTACAAAGTGCGGATTTGAAGAGTCTAAGCGGTTACACATTGCTCAGATTTACAACGACCAA GTGTTTTATGTGAAGTTgttgaattatttaatacaaAATGACGAAAATTCTGAGATAGACTTAAAAAACGAAGAATCCctcattaaaaataaccaGCATA ataaacTGAGATTATCACTGAATAAAACGGCAAAGGATAAGAAAATAAGATACACGCTCATCGAAAAATTACAGAATTTTGTT GAGAGGACTAATAACAAAAGCTTTAATTCGCCAGAATTCACAAACTTATTAATCAACTCACTCTTCAACCAACTCAATTAA